GAAGCGCTGCCGTCATTCGACCCGGAGCAAAAAGCGCGCGTGTTGGACGTGCTCGCCGCGCGCGGCGACTCGACGGCGCTGCCTGCCGTGCTGACCGCGTTGCAGGACATCGACGAAACGGTGCGCATCGCGGCCCTGGGTGCGCTGCGCGACTTGGGCAACGACACGTCGGTAGCGGCCCTCGCGCAGGTCGTGGCTACCACAAAAGGACGCGAGAAAGCCGCTGCTGAGGCCGCTCTTGCACGGTTGCGCGGCGCAGGCGTGAATGCCGCCTTGACGGCATTGCTGGCTGACCCGTCGCCAGAGGTCAAGCTGGCGTGCATTGAAGCGCTGGAAAAGCGCCGCGCCGCCGAATCGGCTCAGGCGCTCCTCGAAGCGGCGCGCGACAGCGACGCGCGCGTGCATGCCGCGGCGGTAAGCGCCCTCGGCGCCGTGGCGCCGCCCGAGATGCTGGCAGCGCTCGCCGCTATCCTGGCGCAGGAAAAGGAAGAGACAAAGCGCGACACCGAGGTGGAGGCCGTGGCCGCCGTGGCCGCCCGCATTGAGGATCCGGAAGCCCGTATCGCGGCGCTCATCGCCGCGCTGCCGCCGGAATGGGATGCGCCACTGGCTGGGTCCGTGGCGCGAGTGCTCGGCCATTTGGGCGATTCACATTCTCTGGCGAAACTGCGTGAACTGCTCGCGCGTCCTGAGCCCGAGGTGCGCGACGCCGCTGTCCGCGCGCTGGCGGGTTGGCAAAATGCCGAAGTCTTGCCAGACCTGATCGAGATTGCGCGCGAGGGGCAGGACGACACACACCGAATCCTGGCGTTGCGCGGGGCCATTCGCCTTGTCGAAGCACCCGCGGAACGTATCGCCGAAGACACCGTAAAATTGTGCGTAACGCTGCTGGAATTGGCGGCGCGCCCCGAAGAGCGGAAGATGGCGCTGGGCGTCATTGGCAAAGTATCGCATCCCGGCGCGTTGGCGCTCGCGGTGGAAAAACTCGAAGACGCCGAGGTGGCCGCGGAGGCCGCGCAGGCTATCCTGCAGCTCGCGGAACCACTCGCTGCCGCGAATGGCGATGCCGTGCGCGCGGCGCTGGAACGGATCATTGCCGTGCTTTCGGCGCACGACGCCGCGAAGCAGGCGCAATCTTTCCTGGAACAACTGACCCAACCATGAGGAATGCCCGCACGCAGATCGGGAAGATTCTTAGAAAGCTCGCCAAGAGCATGAGGAACTTGCCATGAACTCGCACGGAACGACCACCCCCCCGCGCGTTTCCCGCTCGAAGCGTTTCTCCCGGCGCGCGTTTCTACGCGCCGCCGGCGCGGCCGCCGCCGCCGTTTCCGTGCCGGTAATCATCCCGGCGCGAGCGCTCGGTTTGGGCCGCCGCATCGGCCCCAACGACAAGATTACCGTCGGCTGCATCGGCGTCGGACCACAGGGGCAGTACGTCATGAAGAATTTCATGAACAACGAGCAGGCCCGCGTTATCGCGGTATGCGATGTGAAGAACGCGTGCTGCCTCGAAGCCAAGCAGCAGGTAGATGGGTTTTACAAGGATGCCAATTGCGTCATCCATCGCGACTTCCGCGAGCTGACCGCGCGCGACGACATCGACGTGGTTTCAATCGCCTCCACGGACCATTGGCACGTGCTGCACGCGCTCAGCGCCGTGCGCGCGGGCAAGGACGTGTACGTCGAGAAACCGCTCGCCGTGAGCATCGCGGAATTGCAGGCGACGCGCGACGCCGTTCACAAGCATGGACGGCTGTTTCAATTCGGCACCCAGCAGCGGTCGTCGCGCGAGTTCCGGTTCGCTTGCGAACTCGTGCGCAACCGCCTGATTGGCGACCTGCACACCATCAAGGTCGGCGCACCGCCCAGTATCCCGTCGGAGAATTTCCCCGAGCAGCCGGTGCCGGATGGCATAGACTACGAGATGTGGCTCGGGCCGGCGCCCTATGCGCCCTACAACGAGAATCGTGTCAGTCACGACTACTGGTGGCATTGCTCCGACTACGCCATTGGCTTTATCTCCGGCTGGGGCATCCACCACATCGACATCGCGCAGTGGGGCAACGACACCGACCTCACCGGCCCGACTGAGATAGCGGGCACAGGCGTGTTCCCGAAGGACGGCATGTGCGACTGCGCGCTGAAATGGAATATCGAGGCGCACTACGAAAACGGCGTGCGCCTGGATTACACGGACGACGGCCAGAACCCGCACGGCATCACGTTCGAAGGTTCCGAAGGTTGGGTCTACGTCAAGCGCGGTCTCATCGACGCGCAGCCGAAGTCCCTGCTGCAGTACACGCTGAAGCCGGACGAGATTCATCTCTACGAGAGCACGAACCACGCAGGCAATCTGCTTGATTGCGTGCGCACCCGCGCGCAGACCGTCTGCCCCATCGACGTGGCGGCGCGGTCCGACACCATCTGTCAAATCAGCGACATGGCCATCCGCGCGGAACGCCCCCTGCGCTGGGATCCGGCGACGGAACGTTTCGCGGGCGACGACGTGGCAAACCGTGCGCTCGCGCGCGCCATGCGCGAGCCGTGGCGCCTGTAGCGAGGGAGATATCATGGCAAAGCTCGGCGTGGGAATCATCGGTTGCGGCTGGGTGGGCGAAGAATACATCAAGGCGTTTCAGGCGGATGCGCGCTCCGAGGTGCGCGCCCTCGTCAACCCGTCGCTGGCGCGCCCGGAGACGTACAAGACCCGGCATGGCCTGAACTGCACGGTCAGCAGCGACGCCGGCGCCATGCTCGCCCGCGATGATATTGACATCGTCGTGGTCTCGACGCCGCACGACCTGCACACGCTCCACGTCGTGGCGGCGGCGAAGGCGGGCAAGCACATCGTGATCGAGAAGCCCGTCGCGCTGACGCTGGAAGACGTGCGGCGCCAGCAGCACGCCGTGCGCGAGGCCGGGACCAAGACGGTGGTCAGCTTCGTCCTGCACTGGAACCCGCTG
The genomic region above belongs to Candidatus Hydrogenedentota bacterium and contains:
- a CDS encoding Gfo/Idh/MocA family oxidoreductase — its product is MNSHGTTTPPRVSRSKRFSRRAFLRAAGAAAAAVSVPVIIPARALGLGRRIGPNDKITVGCIGVGPQGQYVMKNFMNNEQARVIAVCDVKNACCLEAKQQVDGFYKDANCVIHRDFRELTARDDIDVVSIASTDHWHVLHALSAVRAGKDVYVEKPLAVSIAELQATRDAVHKHGRLFQFGTQQRSSREFRFACELVRNRLIGDLHTIKVGAPPSIPSENFPEQPVPDGIDYEMWLGPAPYAPYNENRVSHDYWWHCSDYAIGFISGWGIHHIDIAQWGNDTDLTGPTEIAGTGVFPKDGMCDCALKWNIEAHYENGVRLDYTDDGQNPHGITFEGSEGWVYVKRGLIDAQPKSLLQYTLKPDEIHLYESTNHAGNLLDCVRTRAQTVCPIDVAARSDTICQISDMAIRAERPLRWDPATERFAGDDVANRALARAMREPWRL
- a CDS encoding Gfo/Idh/MocA family oxidoreductase, with the protein product MAKLGVGIIGCGWVGEEYIKAFQADARSEVRALVNPSLARPETYKTRHGLNCTVSSDAGAMLARDDIDIVVVSTPHDLHTLHVVAAAKAGKHIVIEKPVALTLEDVRRQQHAVREAGTKTVVSFVLHWNPLLMTVDRLLGLQAFGNVFMVEVDYLHRIWCGSQKWLGSKKQGGSSLLAGGCHAVDALRWFMR